A window of Funiculus sociatus GB2-C1 genomic DNA:
TTTCCCTACGGCTTTATGCCGTTTGATTGGAATAACTTGCTCATAAGCCGCCCAATAATCTGTATAGCAAACAGCACATTGCCGATAAATTGATGGGAGAGAATTCCATAATCCTCTAGCCCCTTGTTCGCTGCGTTCGCCAATATAACAACCGACAATTTCTCTAGTTTTTTTATCTAGTGCCAACCAAATCCACTGCTTGTTACCTTTACGATTAACGAATGACCAAGCTTCATCACATTCGATTCTTAATTTAGCTCTATGTTTGCTTGAAACCTTTACCTGTTGGGGAACTGAAGCATATTTATTATTAACGTAATTTTGAAGCCATTTTTTAGAAACGCTAGCCACCCTAGCAATTCCTGCTAAGGAAATTTTCTCTAATAACATTTTGTCAATGTAATCTAACCTATGCTTATCAATAATTTTATTATTAGGGTTTTCAACAAATTGTCTGCCGCAATCTTGACATTTATATTTAGGTTTTTTATTGTGAATTCTACCATTTTTAACAATATGGTTAGAACCACATCGAGGGCAGTCAGGTCTAGAGGTAAGCATAATTACTTAAGATTTTCGTATTTATTAAAAATATAACATTTAATATGATTTCAGATTTAAAAAATGATATTAATTAAGAATTATACTGGTTGTCTAGCCTGAAGAAACACTTATCCAGCTAAATAAATAACTACCAGTAAGGGTAAAAATGAAAGCTTTTTTTTTGATATATTTAACCTTTCACTACATCTTTACCACTACCACATAAATTGAGTAGTGAAAGCAGTGTCTTGTCTATTAATAACCTCGCAGCGATGTGGAAGCTTTGCAATATTCAAAATTGACCTGGCAAAAGCATCAATAAATGTACCCTTAATCAACTCTTTCAAGAAATTTTTTACTTCTAGAACATTTTTCATTTCTTGCTCCAGTTACTTAAACAGCAAAAATTTTCTTCTATTCGTTTGGATGATGTTTAATGCAAGGGAAAACAATAGCTGATTATTGATTATATGGATTGCCCTGACTGCTCTTGAAGAATACGACGTTTCTGGGTGGCCGCTGTCATTTTAGCAGCAACAGCCTCAATTTGGGCGTACAAAGGCTGGGGTAGCAGCCAAAGCATATAAGCAGCAGCTAAAGTCATTAACG
This region includes:
- a CDS encoding IS1 family transposase — translated: MLTSRPDCPRCGSNHIVKNGRIHNKKPKYKCQDCGRQFVENPNNKIIDKHRLDYIDKMLLEKISLAGIARVASVSKKWLQNYVNNKYASVPQQVKVSSKHRAKLRIECDEAWSFVNRKGNKQWIWLALDKKTREIVGCYIGERSEQGARGLWNSLPSIYRQCAVCYTDYWAAYEQVIPIKRHKAVGKKSGLTNHIERFNNTMRQRISRLVRKTLSFSKKLANHIGAIWYFIHHYNASLSKQ